Proteins co-encoded in one Medicago truncatula cultivar Jemalong A17 chromosome 8, MtrunA17r5.0-ANR, whole genome shotgun sequence genomic window:
- the LOC25500039 gene encoding uncharacterized protein isoform X2 yields the protein MSEESSLYGKATDLLHQLEDILESDALIDELGFIHPSQFSLLNEESGISGNLSDETIHQSADRIASSNEYSKQEKRYFWNRDHKLGISTDVLLLLYKAAKHSFMTAFKQYKMCGNQSDKVGRCLPASVSHDHLESILLRHSRSLVLLSCDFMTAWNCRKLLVSKKKQVSMFVDELLLSELVLSCSSKSEQAWSHRRWVIKSISANCSNFKEILGKESELVEKIAERSKMNYRAWNHRCWLISYMTKEQVLLELKKSRIWAALHVSDNCCFHYRRRLLQKIMEDRSNAEETASYGHNADIVQAVKDELDWNETLIKRYVGREALWLHRRFLSMCWINNFLTDSSDGSYHSKEGTGMYRDLGTFLQNELCLLHASTFADDDYGDFQAQATHSVSYILWLKMQVPKPLENELLEKIRDVDLKTLLDKSCPERSSLFKYFLS from the exons ATGAGCGAAGAGTCTAGTTTGTATGGAAAGGCAACAGATCTCTTGCATCAGCTGGAGGATATCCTTGAATCTGATGCTCTAAT TGATGAGCTAGGGTTTATTCATCCATCCCAATTTTCCTTGTTAAATGAAGAATCTGGCATTTCGGGTAATTTATCTGATGAAACCATCCATCAATCAGCAGACAGGATAGCAAGTTCTAATGAATATTCCAAACAAGAGAAACGATACTTCTGGAACAGAGATCATAAATTGGGAATTTCAACTGACGTTCTTCTACTATTATATAAAGCTGCTAAACATTCATTTATGACGGCATTTAAACAATACAAGATGTGTGGCAATCAATCTGACAAAGTTGGACGTTGTTTACCTGCTTCAGTATCCCATGACCATCTTGAAAGTATACTTTTGAGACACAGCAGGTCTCTTGTACTGCTAAGTTGTGATTTCATGACTGCTTGGAATTGCAG AAAGTTATTAGTGTCCAAGAAGAAGCAGGTCTCAATGTTTGTAGATGAACTTTTACTGTCAGAACTTGTGCTCTCATGCTCATCCAAAAGTGAACAAGCTTGGAGTCATAG GCGATGGGTGATCAAGTCAATCTCTGCAAACTGTTCAAATTTCAAAGAGATTTTGGGGAAAGAATCTGAGCTGGTGGAAAAAATAGCCGAG AGATCAAAGATGAATTATCGTGCATGGAATCACCGTTGCTGGCTAATCTCATACATGACTAAAGAACAG GTGCTACTTGAGTTGAAGAAATCCAGAATTTGGGCCGCACTGCATGTTTCTGATAATTGCTGCTTTCATTATCGCAGA CGGTTACTGCAGAAA ATTATGGAGGACCGAAGTAATGCGGAAGAAACTGCATCTTATGGTCATAATGCTGATATTGTCCAAGCAGTGAAG GACGAACTTGATTGGAATGAAACATTGATAAAGCGTTATGTTGGAAGAGAG GCTCTATGGCTTCATCGTCGCTTTCTTTCCATGTGCTGGATAAATAATTTTCTAACTGATTCTAGTGATGGATCCTACCATTCCAAGGAGGGAACTGGCATGTATCGTGACCTTGGCACCTTTCTGCAGAATGAATTATGTCTCCTTCATGCCTCAACTTTTGCTGATGACGATTATGGGGATTTCCAAGCACAAGCCACACATTCTGTTAGTTACATACTGTGGTTGAAAATG CAAGTGCCCAAACCTCTTGAAAATGAACTCCTTGAGAAGATAAGAGATGTAGATTTGAAGACCTTACTGGATAAGTCATGTCCTGAGAGATCTTCTCTATTCAAATACTTTTTGAGCTAG
- the LOC25500039 gene encoding uncharacterized protein isoform X1, producing MSEESSLYGKATDLLHQLEDILESDALIDELGFIHPSQFSLLNEESGISGNLSDETIHQSADRIASSNEYSKQEKRYFWNRDHKLGISTDVLLLLYKAAKHSFMTAFKQYKMCGNQSDKVGRCLPASVSHDHLESILLRHSRSLVLLSCDFMTAWNCRKLLVSKKKQVSMFVDELLLSELVLSCSSKSEQAWSHRRWVIKSISANCSNFKEILGKESELVEKIAERSKMNYRAWNHRCWLISYMTKEQVLLELKKSRIWAALHVSDNCCFHYRRRLLQKIMEDRSNAEETASYGHNDDIVQEVKEKIMEDRSNAEETASYGHNADIVQAVKDELDWNETLIKRYVGREALWLHRRFLSMCWINNFLTDSSDGSYHSKEGTGMYRDLGTFLQNELCLLHASTFADDDYGDFQAQATHSVSYILWLKMQVPKPLENELLEKIRDVDLKTLLDKSCPERSSLFKYFLS from the exons ATGAGCGAAGAGTCTAGTTTGTATGGAAAGGCAACAGATCTCTTGCATCAGCTGGAGGATATCCTTGAATCTGATGCTCTAAT TGATGAGCTAGGGTTTATTCATCCATCCCAATTTTCCTTGTTAAATGAAGAATCTGGCATTTCGGGTAATTTATCTGATGAAACCATCCATCAATCAGCAGACAGGATAGCAAGTTCTAATGAATATTCCAAACAAGAGAAACGATACTTCTGGAACAGAGATCATAAATTGGGAATTTCAACTGACGTTCTTCTACTATTATATAAAGCTGCTAAACATTCATTTATGACGGCATTTAAACAATACAAGATGTGTGGCAATCAATCTGACAAAGTTGGACGTTGTTTACCTGCTTCAGTATCCCATGACCATCTTGAAAGTATACTTTTGAGACACAGCAGGTCTCTTGTACTGCTAAGTTGTGATTTCATGACTGCTTGGAATTGCAG AAAGTTATTAGTGTCCAAGAAGAAGCAGGTCTCAATGTTTGTAGATGAACTTTTACTGTCAGAACTTGTGCTCTCATGCTCATCCAAAAGTGAACAAGCTTGGAGTCATAG GCGATGGGTGATCAAGTCAATCTCTGCAAACTGTTCAAATTTCAAAGAGATTTTGGGGAAAGAATCTGAGCTGGTGGAAAAAATAGCCGAG AGATCAAAGATGAATTATCGTGCATGGAATCACCGTTGCTGGCTAATCTCATACATGACTAAAGAACAG GTGCTACTTGAGTTGAAGAAATCCAGAATTTGGGCCGCACTGCATGTTTCTGATAATTGCTGCTTTCATTATCGCAGA CGGTTACTGCAGAAAATTATGGAGGACCGAAGTAATGCGGAAGAAACTGCATCTTATGGTCATAATGATGATATTGTCCAAGAAGTGAAG GAGAAAATTATGGAGGACCGAAGTAATGCGGAAGAAACTGCATCTTATGGTCATAATGCTGATATTGTCCAAGCAGTGAAG GACGAACTTGATTGGAATGAAACATTGATAAAGCGTTATGTTGGAAGAGAG GCTCTATGGCTTCATCGTCGCTTTCTTTCCATGTGCTGGATAAATAATTTTCTAACTGATTCTAGTGATGGATCCTACCATTCCAAGGAGGGAACTGGCATGTATCGTGACCTTGGCACCTTTCTGCAGAATGAATTATGTCTCCTTCATGCCTCAACTTTTGCTGATGACGATTATGGGGATTTCCAAGCACAAGCCACACATTCTGTTAGTTACATACTGTGGTTGAAAATG CAAGTGCCCAAACCTCTTGAAAATGAACTCCTTGAGAAGATAAGAGATGTAGATTTGAAGACCTTACTGGATAAGTCATGTCCTGAGAGATCTTCTCTATTCAAATACTTTTTGAGCTAG